The proteins below come from a single Triticum aestivum cultivar Chinese Spring unplaced genomic scaffold, IWGSC CS RefSeq v2.1 scaffold27871, whole genome shotgun sequence genomic window:
- the LOC123172561 gene encoding gluconokinase-like isoform X1 yields MAGSDPLRPDPGTGVAIVIMGVSDCGKSTVAAMLADALGCGFVEADHHHSHANKEKMSKGVPLTDADRAPWLESLRDAIRERLGRGEDVAVSCSALRLNYREVLREGDQNYKPGSYGTCRVKFVCLEASAEVIAGRVEKRAAEGGHFMPASLVQSQLDLLEIDTAEGITVVDATVPAYAIVEATVAQFREELASTARSQPRVSAASCF; encoded by the exons ATGGCCGGCTCCGATCCCCTCCGTCCAGATCCAGGTACAG GGGTGGCCATCGTGATCATGGGGGTTAGCGACTGCGGCAAATC GACGGTGGCGGCGATGCTCGCCGACGCGCTGGGCTGCGGCTTCGTCGAGGCGGACCACCACCACTCCCACGCCAACAAAG AGAAGATGAGCAAGGGAGTACCGCTGACCGACGCGGACCGGGCGCCATGGCTGGAGTCCCTACGCGATGCTATCAGGGAGCGGCTGGGCCGCGGCGAGGACGTCGCCGTCAGCTGCTCGGCGCTGAGGCTGAACTACAGGGAGGTCCTCCGAGAAGGAGATCAGAACTACAAGCCAGGGAGCTACGGGACCTGCAGGGTGAAGTTCGTGTGCCTGGAGGCGTCGGCGGAGGTGATCGCCGGGAGGGTGGAAAAGAGGGCGGCGGAAGGGGGCCACTTCATGCCGGCGAGTCTGGTGCAGAGCCAGCTCGACCTGCTGGAGATCGACACGGCCGAGGGGATCACCGTCGTCGACGCCACGGTGCCCGCATACGCCATCGTCGAAGCCACCGTCGCGCAGTTCAGGGAGGAGCTGGCCTCAACGGCGCGCTCACAACCCAGAGTTTCTGCTGCTTCTTGTTTCTGA
- the LOC123172564 gene encoding gluconokinase-like isoform X2: MAGPDLLRPDPGLAIVVMGVSGCGKSTVAAMLAEALGCGFVEADDYHSQTNKDKMSRGVPLTDEDRLPWLESLRDAIRDRLGRGEDVAVSCSALRLGYREVLREGDRNYKPGSYGSCRVKFVCLEASAEVIAERVERRAAEGDHFMPASLVRSQLDLLEIDAAEGITVVDATVPAHAIVEATITQFREELASTAR, translated from the exons ATGGCCGGCCCTGACCTCCTCCGCCCAGATCCAG GTCTGGCCATCGTGGTCATGGGGGTCAGCGGCTGCGGCAAATC GACCGTGGCGGCGATGCTCGCGGAGGCGCTGGGCTGCGGCTTCGTCGAGGCGGACGACTACCACTCCCAGACAAACAAAG ATAAGATGAGCAGGGGCGTCCCGCTCACCGACGAGGACCGCCTCCCGTGGCTGGAGTCGCTGCGCGACGCCATCCGGGACCGGCTGGGCCGCGGCGAGGACGTCGCCGTCAGCTGCTCGGCGCTGCGGCTAGGGTACAGGGAGGTGCTCCGAGAAGGTGATCGGAACTACAAGCCAGGGAGCTACGGGTCCTGCAGGGTGAAGTTCGTGTGCCTGGAGGCGTCGGCGGAGGTGATCGCCGAGCGAGTGGAGCGGAGGGCGGCGGAAGGGGACCACTTCATGCCGGCGAGCCTGGTGCGGAGCCAGCTGGACCTGCTCGAGATCGACGCGGCGGAGGGGATCACCGTAGTCGACGCCACCGTGCCCGCCCACGCCATCGTCGAAGCCACCATCACCCAGTTCAGGGAGGAGCTGGCCTCGACGGCGCGCTGA
- the LOC123172563 gene encoding protein MODIFYING WALL LIGNIN-1-like: MERKAVVVCALVAFLGVLSAALGFAAEGTRVKVSDVQTDSSPGECIYPRSPALGLGLMSAVALMVAQAIINTVAGCICCKRHPVPSDTNWSVALISFIVSWVTFIIAFLLLLTGAALNDQRGQENMYFGSFCYVVKPGVFSGGAVLSLASVALAIVYYVALTSSKGPPSWGPQQNQGISMGQPVIPQQSSEPVFVHEDTYNRQQFP; encoded by the exons atGGAGCGGAAGGCGGTGGTGGTgtgcgcgctcgtcgccttcctcggCGTCCTCTCCGCCGCGCTAGGCTTCGCCGCCGAGGGCACCCGCGTCAAG GTTTCGGATGTGCAAACTGATTCTTCTCCAGGGGAATGCATATACCCAAGAAGCCCAGCGTTAGGCCTTGGGTTGATGTCTGCCGTCGCCCTTATGGTCGCACAGGCTATTATCAATACAGTTGCTGGTTGCATCTGTTGTAAGAGGCATCCGGTTCCTTCAGACACTAACTGGAGTGTGGCTCTGATCTCATTCATCGTATCTTG GGTCACTTTCATAATCGCGTTCCTTCTCCTGCTGACCGGAGCCGCGCTGAACGACCAAAGGGGCCAGGAGAACATGTACTTCGGCAGCTTCTGCTACGTCGTCAAGCCGGGGGTCTTCTCCGGAGGGGCGGTGCTCTCCCTCGCGAGCGTGGCCCTGGCCATAGTCTACTACGTGGCCCTGACGTCGTCGAAAGGCCCGCCGAGCTGGGGCCCGCAGCAGAACCAGGGCATCTCCATGGGCCAGCCCGTGATCCCGCAGCAGAGCAGCGAGCCGGTGTTCGTCCATGAGGACACCTACAACCGGCAACAGTTCCCATGA
- the LOC123172565 gene encoding WPP domain-interacting tail-anchored protein 1-like, protein MSAENTRNDVLVQENSLSPADRMNAVGTNMESLTRVELDLAFASEKLLNLEMLVMEIARRATDFEPLTLESGSVSSETAEDAFELDTLYGILDAEVQELDDMISSLQIDAKNVEDKVYDEESGGKVKAKLDAAMASLKQMQDLIADIRKESAKFEKPIEFSSDQAGIAEHGVCENGHMSSVTSMHTEDERRNVLQMLEQSIASELDLEKKLSDSRYAVEELKMKLRLQTQEASFLEELTETNSGRLFEAENASEVLLGTSRELINELNTIQVRLSASRSREDDLNSKLERSLMELSSLKLNQEKMQEESKKVETEEAVQNQARSNPELLSLQHQVEELEKHFGESNSQLLLEKVSSEVSQEKENVMLSELSTLESTIKNLKADVLRAENRAQNAEVRCMQLTKDNVELSGELSSLKSQGSDKARLLERELSESNAQLEHAKASVAAFAEQQGMLKSTVSDMEHMIEDLKGKVSKSETRAQNAESKCALLGDTNLELSEELSFLRGRVERLESSLHEANHVKVATIKDIGVRTKVITELVTKLAMERERLHLQISTLTKKNKVLAHKCKGTSVKDGTKLYKNATGKDAELQFTTSAEEIVSDSSSAQNVAEKAADLIDGKVEAEGSTGGEEEEEDSADEGALRTIKPSAALGWKYVAAALLAVVAAVVVCHLLLENGWEGRMA, encoded by the exons ATGAGTGCCGAGAACACTAGAAATGATGTTCTTGTCCAAGAAAATTCCCTGTCTCCAGCAGATAGGATGAATGCAGTAGGAACCAACATGGAAAGTCTTACAAGAGTAGAACTCGACCTTGCATTTGCCTCTGAGAAGTTGCTAAATTTGGAGATGCTGGTGATGGAAATAGCTCGCCGAGCTACTGATTTTGAGCCTCTTACCTTGGAAAGTGGATCTGTTTCTTCTGAGACTGCTGAGGATGCCTTCGAGTTGGACACCTTGTATGGTATTCTTGATGCAGAAGTCCAAGAGTTAGATGACATGATCAGTTCTCTTCAGATTGATGCTAAAAATGTTGAGGACAAGGTTTATGACGAAGAATCTGGAGGCAAGGTTAAAGCTAAGCTGGATGCTGCTATGGCTTCTTTGAAACAGATGCAGGATCTAATTGCCGATATCAGAAAGGAGTCTGCAAAGTTCGAGAAACCCATTGAGTTTTCCAGCGACCAAGCAG GCATTGCTGAGCATGGTGTGTGTGAAAATGGTCATATGTCATCCGTCACTAGCATGCATACAGAAGATGAACGAAGAAATGTTCTGCAGATGTTAGAGCAATCGATAGCAAGTGAGCTAGATCTTGAAAAGAAGCTCTCTGATTCAAGATATGCTGTAGAAGAACTTAAAATGAAGCTTCGTCTTCAAACACAAGAAGCATCTTTTCTGGAGGAATTAACAGAAACAAATTCGGGGAGATTGTTTGAAGCAGAAAATGCTTCTGAGGTACTCCTGGGAACTTCCAGGGAACTTATAAATGAACTTAATACCATACAGGTCCGTTTAAGTGCATCAAGATCTAGAGAAGATGATCTCAATTCGAAGTTAGAACGCAGCTTGATGGAACTGTCTTCTCTGAAATTAAACCAAGAGAAGATGCAAGAAGAGAGCAAAAAGGTTGAAACTGAAGAAGCTGTGCAGAACCAGGCACGATCAAACCCTGAATTGTTATCCTTGCAGCATCAGGTTGAAGAGCTAGAAAAACATTTCGGGGAATCTAATTCACAGTTGTTGTTGGAAAAGGTATCATCAGAAGTAAGTCAGGAGAAAGAGAATGTGATGCTCAGTGAGCTAAGCACGCTGGAAAGTACCATTAAGAATCTCAAAGCTGATGTCCTAAGAGCTGAAAACAGAGCGCAAAATGCTGAAGTAAGGTGCATGCAGCTAACAAAAGATAATGTAGAGCTCAGTGGGGAGTTAAGCTCTCTTAAAAGCCAGGGTTCGGATAAGGCCCGTCTTTTGGAGAGGGAATTGTCGGAGTCAAATGCCCAGCTGGAGCATGCAAAGGCATCAGTTGCTGCCTTTGCTGAACAGCAGGGTATGCTGAAATCTACAGTATCTGACATGGAACATATGATTGAAGATTTGAAAGGAAAGGTTTCAAAATCCGAAACCAGAGCCCAAAACGCTGAATCAAAGTGTGCATTATTAGGAGACACCAATTTAGAGCTTAGTGAAGAGCTATCGTTTCTGAGAGGCCGAGTTGAACGCCTAGAGAGCTCGTTACATGAAGCTAACCATGTGAAAGTAGCAACCATCAAGGACATTGGTGTCAGAACTAAAGTTATTACTGAATTGGTCACGAAACTTGCAATGGAAAGAGAACGACTTCATCTCCAG ATTTCTACGTTAACAAAGAAGAACAAGGTATTGGCTCACAAGTGCAAAGGAACCAGTGTCAAGGATGGCACAAAGTTGTACAAAAATGCTACTGGTAAAGATGCCGAACTTCAGTTCACTACATCGGCCGAGGAAATAGTTTCAGATTCTTCATCAGCACAGAATGTG GCGGAGAAAGCCGCGGATCTTATCGACGGCAAGGTGGAAGCGGAGGGAAGCaccggaggagaggaggaggaggaggactccgcCGACGAGGGCGCGCTGCGGACCATAAAGCCGTCGGCCGCGCTCGGCTGGAAGTACGTCGCCGCGGCGCTCCTCGCGGTGGTGGCCGCCGTCGTCGTGTGCCACCTGCTGCTTGAGAACGGCTGGGAAGGGCGCATGGCCTAA
- the LOC123172564 gene encoding gluconokinase-like isoform X1 has protein sequence MAGPDLLRPDPGLAIVVMGVSGCGKSSDANFLFCRRTVAAMLAEALGCGFVEADDYHSQTNKDKMSRGVPLTDEDRLPWLESLRDAIRDRLGRGEDVAVSCSALRLGYREVLREGDRNYKPGSYGSCRVKFVCLEASAEVIAERVERRAAEGDHFMPASLVRSQLDLLEIDAAEGITVVDATVPAHAIVEATITQFREELASTAR, from the exons ATGGCCGGCCCTGACCTCCTCCGCCCAGATCCAG GTCTGGCCATCGTGGTCATGGGGGTCAGCGGCTGCGGCAAATC CTCTGATGCCAATTTTCTGTTCTGCCGCAGGACCGTGGCGGCGATGCTCGCGGAGGCGCTGGGCTGCGGCTTCGTCGAGGCGGACGACTACCACTCCCAGACAAACAAAG ATAAGATGAGCAGGGGCGTCCCGCTCACCGACGAGGACCGCCTCCCGTGGCTGGAGTCGCTGCGCGACGCCATCCGGGACCGGCTGGGCCGCGGCGAGGACGTCGCCGTCAGCTGCTCGGCGCTGCGGCTAGGGTACAGGGAGGTGCTCCGAGAAGGTGATCGGAACTACAAGCCAGGGAGCTACGGGTCCTGCAGGGTGAAGTTCGTGTGCCTGGAGGCGTCGGCGGAGGTGATCGCCGAGCGAGTGGAGCGGAGGGCGGCGGAAGGGGACCACTTCATGCCGGCGAGCCTGGTGCGGAGCCAGCTGGACCTGCTCGAGATCGACGCGGCGGAGGGGATCACCGTAGTCGACGCCACCGTGCCCGCCCACGCCATCGTCGAAGCCACCATCACCCAGTTCAGGGAGGAGCTGGCCTCGACGGCGCGCTGA
- the LOC123172561 gene encoding gluconokinase-like isoform X2, with the protein MAGSDPLRPDPGVAIVIMGVSDCGKSTVAAMLADALGCGFVEADHHHSHANKEKMSKGVPLTDADRAPWLESLRDAIRERLGRGEDVAVSCSALRLNYREVLREGDQNYKPGSYGTCRVKFVCLEASAEVIAGRVEKRAAEGGHFMPASLVQSQLDLLEIDTAEGITVVDATVPAYAIVEATVAQFREELASTARSQPRVSAASCF; encoded by the exons ATGGCCGGCTCCGATCCCCTCCGTCCAGATCCAG GGGTGGCCATCGTGATCATGGGGGTTAGCGACTGCGGCAAATC GACGGTGGCGGCGATGCTCGCCGACGCGCTGGGCTGCGGCTTCGTCGAGGCGGACCACCACCACTCCCACGCCAACAAAG AGAAGATGAGCAAGGGAGTACCGCTGACCGACGCGGACCGGGCGCCATGGCTGGAGTCCCTACGCGATGCTATCAGGGAGCGGCTGGGCCGCGGCGAGGACGTCGCCGTCAGCTGCTCGGCGCTGAGGCTGAACTACAGGGAGGTCCTCCGAGAAGGAGATCAGAACTACAAGCCAGGGAGCTACGGGACCTGCAGGGTGAAGTTCGTGTGCCTGGAGGCGTCGGCGGAGGTGATCGCCGGGAGGGTGGAAAAGAGGGCGGCGGAAGGGGGCCACTTCATGCCGGCGAGTCTGGTGCAGAGCCAGCTCGACCTGCTGGAGATCGACACGGCCGAGGGGATCACCGTCGTCGACGCCACGGTGCCCGCATACGCCATCGTCGAAGCCACCGTCGCGCAGTTCAGGGAGGAGCTGGCCTCAACGGCGCGCTCACAACCCAGAGTTTCTGCTGCTTCTTGTTTCTGA